The following are from one region of the Gossypium hirsutum isolate 1008001.06 chromosome D03, Gossypium_hirsutum_v2.1, whole genome shotgun sequence genome:
- the LOC107950837 gene encoding uncharacterized protein — translation MLPINYESWHQISDSNKNHALDNINRFALEVSNNYVKKALGKRWRDHKSTLKKEYFKTETTLEDKLQNVLPGMLRYQWEDAARFWNSKKREDREGVGTSSRRKKKFTHIVGLKSFACVAEAEELSSGQKVGRLQLFDITHRKKDGSPMTSEAAEIMVCLLKKI, via the exons atgttgcctatcaactacgagtcatggcatcaaatctctgatagtaacaaaaatcatgctctcgataatattaat aggtttgctttagaggtctcgaaTAATTatgtcaagaaggcattgggaaaaagatggagagaccataaaagtactttaaagaaagaatattttaagACAGAAACAACCCTCGAAGATAAATTGCAAAATGTCctgccgggaatgctgaggtaccaatgggaagatgcggctagattttggaattcaaagaaaagagag gatcgtgaaggagttggaacaagcagcaggcgaAAAAAGAAATTCACTCACATAGTTGGGttgaaaagttttgcttgtgtagctgaggccgag gaactgtcgtctggtcaaaaagttggacgccttcagctttttgacattacacataggaagaaagatggatctcctatgacttctgaagctgcagaaattatggtatgtttacttaagaaaatttga